From the Vibrio algarum genome, one window contains:
- a CDS encoding flavodoxin, producing the protein MENVAVIYGSDSGSTKKVAALIAQQLDVDCYDIADIDVEDFEQYDLIVLGTPTVNKGEIQSDWDYVLDDIEDLNLAETKVAIFGLGDQIEYSDTFVDGMADLAEVCADAGANIIGQWSTEGYKHEDSRAENDGKFIGLAIDMERQADMTPARVEAWVSLLKTSML; encoded by the coding sequence ATGGAAAATGTCGCCGTAATTTATGGTAGTGACTCTGGATCCACAAAAAAGGTCGCTGCACTTATCGCTCAACAACTCGATGTCGATTGCTATGACATCGCAGACATTGACGTGGAAGATTTTGAACAATATGACCTCATTGTTCTAGGAACACCCACAGTAAACAAAGGCGAAATTCAGTCTGACTGGGATTATGTCCTAGACGATATTGAAGACCTTAATCTAGCAGAAACTAAAGTCGCAATTTTTGGCCTTGGTGATCAAATTGAATACTCCGACACCTTTGTCGATGGTATGGCCGATCTTGCTGAGGTCTGTGCGGATGCAGGTGCAAATATCATTGGTCAATGGTCTACTGAAGGATATAAGCACGAAGATTCAAGAGCAGAGAACGATGGTAAGTTTATCGGACTTGCCATCGATATGGAAAGACAAGCAGACATGACTCCTGCCCGGGTAGAAGCTTGGGTGAGTCTACTAAAAACATCTATGCTTTAA
- a CDS encoding SDR family oxidoreductase: MKIAVTAASGQLGAEIVKATVELLSNDDVVALARTPEKALHLGVEVRPGDYDDLETLELSLQGIDVLLIVSGNIAPDKRIPQHRNVIHAAKKAGVKKVVYTSVQGAEENTAFSPVIQSNRQTEQDIRECGLEWVIGRNGIYIEPDVEYIENYKTIGKITNCAGDGKCGYASRQELAHAYAHMLTEDKHNGQTYNLHGEALTQYQLTDHLNHTFRTTLSYEPMEVEEYRAERIGELGEFMGTIIAGIYQGIREGACDNPSDFSNAAGREHQSWDEYFSALKNKA, from the coding sequence ATGAAAATAGCCGTTACCGCCGCCAGTGGACAACTGGGTGCAGAAATCGTTAAAGCAACGGTTGAACTGCTTTCCAACGATGATGTTGTCGCCCTTGCTAGAACACCGGAAAAGGCATTACATCTCGGTGTCGAAGTAAGACCTGGCGATTACGATGATCTTGAAACATTGGAACTATCCCTACAAGGCATCGACGTATTACTTATTGTATCGGGCAATATCGCTCCAGATAAACGTATTCCCCAGCACCGTAATGTTATTCATGCGGCTAAAAAAGCGGGAGTGAAAAAGGTGGTTTATACTAGCGTACAAGGTGCGGAAGAAAATACCGCGTTCTCCCCAGTCATCCAAAGTAACCGCCAAACGGAACAAGATATTAGAGAGTGTGGCCTAGAATGGGTCATCGGCCGCAACGGCATTTATATTGAGCCGGATGTCGAATACATAGAAAATTATAAAACCATTGGAAAAATCACCAACTGTGCCGGAGATGGGAAATGTGGCTACGCTAGCCGTCAAGAGTTAGCACATGCCTACGCTCACATGCTTACGGAAGATAAACATAACGGTCAAACCTACAATCTACATGGTGAAGCCCTAACCCAATACCAGCTCACAGATCACTTAAACCATACATTCCGCACGACACTCAGCTACGAACCTATGGAAGTAGAGGAATACCGAGCAGAACGAATAGGTGAGCTTGGTGAGTTTATGGGAACTATTATAGCGGGCATCTATCAAGGCATTCGAGAGGGTGCTTGCGATAACCCTAGCGACTTTTCTAATGCCGCTGGGCGAGAACATCAGAGTTGGGACGAGTATTTTTCAGCTTTAAAAAATAAGGCTTAG
- a CDS encoding siderophore-interacting protein, translated as MKPKKPNLRQTHVSKIIDLSAHLRRIVVTGDSLVGFPVGMEGSYVKVVLQPDSATERKMRSYTIRYFNPETNELALDFVVNRHSGPATNWARDAKVGDSVTIAGPGPLKMTNFEHHSYLLVGDITSVNAVNGYVPRFNENADVRAVIAVPTRADIIELDYDDSKNTEWFVEDEATSTLEEKVLEVAADMEKDTHVFLGLEASSIRALRPVLQEEIGFDRLNLSAVGYWKQGVDADRFGAQKKMNPV; from the coding sequence ATGAAACCAAAAAAACCAAATCTACGCCAAACACATGTATCTAAAATTATTGACCTCTCAGCACATTTGCGTCGCATTGTCGTGACAGGAGATAGCTTGGTTGGCTTCCCCGTGGGTATGGAAGGTTCTTATGTGAAGGTGGTTTTGCAACCTGACAGTGCCACCGAAAGGAAAATGCGTTCTTACACCATTCGCTATTTTAACCCTGAAACGAATGAACTAGCGCTCGACTTTGTTGTTAATCGCCATAGTGGTCCTGCAACCAATTGGGCGAGGGATGCTAAAGTGGGAGACAGTGTGACCATTGCTGGACCTGGGCCGTTAAAAATGACTAATTTTGAACACCATAGCTATCTTCTGGTAGGCGATATTACTTCTGTAAATGCAGTCAACGGCTATGTTCCAAGGTTTAACGAAAACGCTGACGTGAGAGCGGTTATCGCTGTCCCGACTCGTGCGGATATTATTGAGTTAGATTATGACGACTCTAAAAATACAGAATGGTTTGTTGAAGACGAAGCCACTTCTACTCTAGAAGAAAAGGTACTTGAAGTAGCGGCAGATATGGAAAAAGATACACATGTATTCTTGGGGCTTGAGGCTAGCAGTATCCGTGCACTGCGCCCAGTATTGCAAGAAGAGATTGGTTTTGATCGATTGAATCTATCTGCGGTAGGTTATTGGAAACAAGGCGTGGATGCTGATCGCTTTGGTGCCCAGAAGAAGATGAACCCAGTGTGA
- a CDS encoding MarR family winged helix-turn-helix transcriptional regulator encodes MNTTSTTDTVFNFIQLYRLAMRSALKAHEIGLHSMHVKCLTYIERTEVCTANDIVRFFSRDKAQIARLIKEMIDKDWIQKTANPEDKRSQLLSLTENGKDLAELISATQTKVHTKIEENLTSQELAEFKRVADIMASNLKSMK; translated from the coding sequence ATGAACACTACCTCTACCACTGACACCGTTTTTAATTTTATTCAGTTATACCGATTAGCAATGCGTTCAGCACTCAAGGCCCATGAGATTGGCTTACACTCTATGCATGTTAAATGTTTAACCTATATAGAAAGAACAGAGGTTTGTACTGCAAATGATATCGTTCGTTTTTTCTCAAGAGATAAAGCGCAAATTGCTCGATTGATCAAAGAGATGATAGATAAAGATTGGATTCAAAAAACCGCCAATCCGGAAGACAAAAGAAGTCAACTATTGTCATTAACGGAAAATGGTAAAGACCTTGCTGAGTTAATCTCTGCCACTCAAACTAAGGTACACACCAAAATAGAAGAAAACCTGACTTCGCAAGAACTCGCAGAGTTTAAGCGAGTGGCAGACATAATGGCGAGCAACCTTAAATCGATGAAATAA
- a CDS encoding response regulator transcription factor, translating to MMTTTPQLVPNDRHIDASSLDDINTDYLVHFLTSIISFDTVVILGYHDNQKPVYLYDSINTRKDLLFQRYLTSSFTYDPFYCQIMKEGVEGIFNINDILIDDWECQNYRKQFYYNIKREDELALMARIDDTRSIAIFLGRQEANDGFTEEQKQLVFRRYNDIKEQCLQFNPENNWLPLDEKESSHALSVHQALATFATDVLTTREQEVIMLMVQGLSNNDIAVQLQISVATVKVHRKSIYSKLKVTNLNEFWQLFLAHLISCV from the coding sequence ATGATGACTACAACCCCCCAACTCGTACCCAACGACCGTCATATAGACGCAAGCAGTCTCGATGACATTAATACTGATTATTTAGTCCATTTTTTAACATCAATAATTTCTTTTGATACCGTCGTTATTCTTGGTTATCACGATAACCAAAAGCCCGTGTATCTCTACGACTCGATTAACACTCGCAAAGACTTGCTATTTCAACGCTATTTAACCAGTTCCTTCACTTATGACCCTTTTTACTGTCAAATAATGAAAGAAGGAGTTGAAGGGATATTCAATATAAATGACATTCTTATTGATGATTGGGAATGCCAGAATTACCGTAAACAGTTTTATTACAATATTAAAAGAGAAGATGAGTTAGCCCTTATGGCGAGGATTGACGATACACGATCAATTGCTATTTTCTTAGGTAGACAAGAGGCAAATGATGGTTTTACTGAGGAGCAAAAACAGCTCGTCTTTCGTAGATACAACGATATAAAGGAGCAATGTCTACAATTCAACCCAGAGAATAATTGGTTACCTTTAGACGAAAAAGAATCGTCTCATGCGCTAAGCGTCCATCAAGCTTTAGCCACTTTTGCAACCGATGTACTAACAACAAGAGAACAAGAAGTCATCATGCTAATGGTGCAAGGGCTTTCGAATAATGATATCGCTGTACAACTGCAAATATCGGTAGCAACAGTGAAAGTGCATCGAAAGAGCATATACTCTAAATTAAAGGTAACTAACCTCAATGAATTTTGGCAGCTATTTTTAGCGCATCTAATTTCATGCGTGTAG
- a CDS encoding MarC family protein codes for MLSILITQFVVLWAVIDPIGSVPVYLSRTQHLNAEHRRLVALKAVAIAAGVLLFFLIAGQFLLEAMQIPLPAFQAAGGLVLLLFALSMIFGESKPDVETKLSEEMSKSHLADLAVYPLAIPSIASPGAMMAVVMLTDNHRYALIDQSITAAVMLAILVLTLLLLLIATKIQNVLGNVGPAIISRVMGLILAAVATNSLLLGIKDFYAL; via the coding sequence TTGCTAAGTATACTGATTACTCAATTTGTTGTTCTTTGGGCCGTTATTGACCCTATTGGATCGGTGCCAGTATACCTGTCGAGAACTCAGCATTTAAATGCTGAACATCGACGGTTGGTTGCGTTAAAAGCCGTCGCTATAGCGGCTGGAGTATTACTTTTCTTTCTCATCGCTGGGCAGTTCTTACTAGAAGCGATGCAGATACCTCTTCCCGCTTTTCAAGCCGCTGGAGGGTTAGTCCTGCTGCTGTTTGCTTTGTCGATGATCTTTGGAGAAAGTAAGCCTGATGTGGAAACCAAACTCTCTGAAGAAATGAGCAAGTCACATCTCGCTGATCTTGCCGTATATCCATTAGCCATTCCATCAATCGCTTCTCCTGGGGCAATGATGGCAGTAGTAATGTTGACCGATAATCATCGCTATGCCCTTATTGATCAAAGCATAACCGCAGCAGTTATGTTGGCCATTTTAGTTTTGACGCTATTGCTACTATTGATAGCAACCAAAATACAGAATGTGCTGGGTAATGTGGGACCAGCCATTATAAGTCGCGTTATGGGGCTAATTTTGGCAGCAGTTGCAACGAATAGTCTTTTATTGGGCATAAAAGATTTCTATGCTTTGTAG
- a CDS encoding HlyD family secretion protein: MSAAEKTSKKLSYYIIGLIFSIWIYSLWADRVTPMTGTARIHSYLVRIAPEVAGNVTEVTVKNNQVVNAGDPLFKIDPRNYEISLKVAKANLALAGQSIGASTAAVEVAQAKVVDALAARDNAKEQTARITELASKGVLSKSDLDNAIESRQRTQASLEAAEASLLQAKQNLGPEGNNNPQILSAMANLEKAQLDLQRTEVTAPSNGIVTNLQLTVGQKATVGSPMLTFIDPREVWISALVRENSIEHIRVGQTVKIALDALPGRVLLGKVDSIGWGTGGSNNIDQTTGFITADSSSLSAQRYPINIVFENNEVPLNIRYGSQATVAIFTEQSSFGEWLAGIWIRIVSIWTYVS, from the coding sequence ATGTCTGCGGCTGAAAAAACCTCAAAAAAATTAAGCTACTATATCATAGGGTTAATCTTCTCCATCTGGATCTATAGCCTATGGGCTGATCGCGTTACGCCTATGACGGGAACCGCCAGAATTCACTCTTATTTAGTACGTATTGCGCCAGAAGTAGCAGGAAATGTCACTGAAGTCACGGTAAAAAACAATCAGGTGGTTAATGCGGGAGATCCTCTGTTTAAAATTGACCCTAGAAACTATGAGATTAGCTTAAAAGTCGCTAAAGCTAATTTGGCATTAGCGGGGCAAAGCATTGGCGCGAGTACGGCTGCTGTTGAAGTCGCACAAGCAAAAGTTGTGGACGCATTGGCCGCCCGTGACAACGCGAAAGAACAAACGGCTCGAATTACCGAATTGGCGAGTAAAGGCGTATTGAGTAAATCTGATTTAGATAATGCCATAGAATCTCGCCAGCGAACTCAAGCTTCTCTCGAAGCCGCAGAAGCATCCTTATTGCAAGCAAAACAAAATTTAGGCCCTGAAGGTAACAACAACCCACAGATTTTGTCAGCAATGGCGAACCTCGAAAAGGCTCAACTGGATTTACAACGTACGGAAGTGACCGCACCGTCCAATGGTATTGTTACTAACCTTCAACTTACTGTTGGACAAAAAGCAACTGTCGGGTCACCGATGTTAACCTTTATTGACCCAAGAGAAGTTTGGATTTCGGCGCTAGTACGAGAAAATTCAATAGAACATATACGTGTTGGTCAAACCGTCAAAATCGCTCTAGATGCGTTACCTGGCCGTGTATTACTAGGCAAAGTCGATAGTATCGGTTGGGGTACAGGTGGTAGCAATAATATCGATCAAACCACTGGCTTTATAACTGCTGATTCAAGCTCTTTGAGTGCGCAACGTTACCCAATTAACATCGTTTTTGAAAACAACGAGGTGCCACTCAATATTCGCTATGGCTCACAAGCTACCGTTGCTATCTTCACTGAGCAAAGTAGTTTTGGGGAATGGTTAGCAGGAATATGGATACGTATTGTGAGTATATGGACTTATGTTTCGTAG
- a CDS encoding DUF2955 domain-containing protein, whose protein sequence is MFRSAANPIIRLVFAPILLLFYLQCNGAALPILAPMFVVIFLTLMPSIPPVSMLLKILLILFFVSFGVVFLAETLIDSPSGFALFCWSLLFWSYYRSHRNPKDILATLTLIVVIIMAIMTKQMSVSISGLPWLMFEGFIIALAVTYLSFLLFPGDEQDILPDDKSNDEAMVHIGLIAFKATAMSLALAMLIGTGTSQSMLIAMTISSMIKAPMPHQHKTFSQNRLVTTTIGILFTVPVMLSFTFNLPTWVVMGIAIFCGIQLACFAIRRQCRLSIYQLLFTNFTVLTYQIIKHQAADSFSAELMRLISIATAIFIGAVILNLAQRDNLIKRSKLN, encoded by the coding sequence ATGTTTCGTAGTGCCGCAAATCCAATTATTAGATTAGTCTTTGCCCCGATATTGTTACTATTTTATTTACAGTGCAACGGCGCAGCTTTGCCAATTTTAGCACCGATGTTTGTGGTGATTTTCTTGACTCTCATGCCCTCAATACCCCCAGTGAGCATGTTACTAAAAATCCTTCTAATTTTATTTTTCGTTAGCTTCGGTGTGGTTTTTCTTGCAGAAACGTTAATTGATTCGCCTAGCGGCTTTGCTTTGTTTTGCTGGTCATTACTGTTTTGGAGCTATTATCGTAGCCACCGTAACCCTAAAGATATTTTAGCCACATTGACTCTTATCGTTGTGATTATTATGGCAATTATGACGAAACAAATGAGTGTCTCTATTAGTGGTTTACCTTGGCTAATGTTTGAAGGATTTATAATTGCTTTAGCCGTCACTTATCTAAGCTTTTTACTCTTTCCCGGTGATGAGCAAGACATCTTGCCGGACGATAAAAGTAATGATGAAGCAATGGTGCATATCGGTCTGATTGCTTTTAAAGCAACGGCAATGAGTTTAGCCTTAGCGATGTTAATCGGTACAGGTACTTCACAGTCGATGCTAATTGCGATGACCATTAGCAGTATGATAAAAGCACCAATGCCGCATCAACACAAAACCTTCAGCCAAAACCGGCTTGTGACAACAACTATCGGTATATTATTTACCGTTCCTGTCATGTTGTCATTTACCTTTAATCTTCCCACTTGGGTAGTAATGGGGATAGCGATATTTTGTGGTATTCAACTCGCCTGTTTTGCCATTAGACGTCAATGTCGGTTGAGCATTTACCAGTTACTATTTACTAATTTCACGGTGCTCACCTACCAAATAATTAAGCATCAAGCCGCTGACTCATTCTCTGCTGAATTAATGCGTCTAATTTCTATTGCAACAGCGATTTTCATTGGTGCCGTCATTCTCAATTTGGCCCAACGAGATAACCTGATTAAGAGGTCAAAGCTAAACTAA
- a CDS encoding PA4780 family RIO1-like protein kinase produces the protein MKIPKRIQPLVDDGLVDEVKSQLMSGKEASVYVVRCGESIRCAKVYKEASQRSFKQAVSYREGRKVRNSRRARAMEKGSGFGREQQEKVWQSAEVDALYKLAAAGVRVPEPYGCVDGVLLMELVTDEEGYVAPRLNDVTMSAEQAIEDHLVMMSYVVKMLCVGIIHGDLSEFNVLVDEYGPVIIDLPQAVDASANNNAEWMLERDVNNIREYYGQYAPELLTTDYAKEIWALYEKGDLTPESELTGTFSQIDTEADIAIIMQEIDAARNEERYKRERIKEAKDGIDESKYNWTDDK, from the coding sequence ATGAAAATACCAAAAAGAATACAGCCTTTAGTCGATGACGGTTTGGTCGACGAGGTTAAGAGCCAATTAATGAGTGGCAAAGAGGCTTCAGTGTACGTTGTACGCTGTGGCGAATCGATTCGCTGCGCGAAGGTTTACAAAGAAGCAAGCCAACGCAGTTTCAAACAAGCCGTCTCGTACCGAGAAGGCCGTAAAGTGCGTAATAGTCGTCGAGCTCGGGCCATGGAAAAAGGCTCAGGTTTTGGTCGCGAACAGCAAGAAAAAGTATGGCAAAGTGCCGAAGTAGATGCTTTGTATAAATTGGCCGCTGCTGGCGTTAGAGTGCCTGAACCTTATGGCTGCGTTGATGGCGTATTGCTTATGGAGTTGGTCACCGATGAAGAAGGTTACGTTGCTCCAAGGCTAAACGATGTCACTATGTCTGCTGAGCAAGCGATTGAAGATCATCTAGTGATGATGTCTTACGTGGTTAAAATGCTCTGTGTGGGAATCATTCACGGGGACCTGTCTGAATTTAACGTGCTGGTTGATGAATATGGTCCTGTCATCATCGATTTACCTCAAGCCGTAGACGCGTCGGCTAATAACAATGCAGAATGGATGTTAGAGCGTGACGTTAACAACATACGTGAATATTACGGGCAATACGCACCGGAATTACTGACCACCGATTACGCCAAAGAAATTTGGGCCCTGTATGAGAAAGGTGATTTAACACCTGAGAGTGAGTTAACTGGCACGTTTTCCCAAATTGATACCGAAGCAGACATTGCCATAATAATGCAAGAAATTGATGCCGCTCGGAATGAAGAACGATACAAGCGTGAACGAATTAAAGAAGCAAAAGATGGTATTGACGAGAGTAAGTATAATTGGACCGACGATAAATAG
- a CDS encoding threonine/serine exporter family protein produces MSNRDIEQTHEEILGFSDRLHQSGCAPYSVSEYTKLYAQNRNVDISIDVTPTKVITVFQKPVQNVVIETKKPPSVNLRNLVATLDAFSTKATFKPAEKYSNRMLCLANVLLPPCYLMLVGSTYFAVGISVILGLIAWLAQVTLQGEKALLVEFFVALIASFFVGILAAQYPELPTLALCISSIVLFIPGLTVTNALGSLALNDFRSGIELLAQSTLVVIKIFIGIVLGLSLSSLITHNTAAVEFVNEIPLFLHILALIGISVAIGIVFNASMKDIIIGLPATAIGMWGPHWFTSDWVVGTWISTILITLYGLAAGKIRQIPPLVYIIQGIIILVPGSRIIVGASESFFATAILPIPNIAMSALLMFCSIVAGQIMVYSFFYRSFSPTKP; encoded by the coding sequence ATGAGTAATAGAGACATAGAACAAACCCATGAAGAAATACTTGGGTTTTCAGATAGATTGCACCAGTCTGGTTGTGCTCCATATTCTGTCTCAGAATATACCAAGTTGTATGCTCAAAATCGTAATGTGGATATTTCTATCGACGTAACACCGACTAAAGTCATCACCGTTTTTCAGAAACCCGTTCAAAACGTGGTTATTGAGACCAAAAAACCACCTTCTGTTAACCTGCGAAATTTAGTCGCGACATTAGACGCTTTTTCAACAAAAGCGACATTCAAACCGGCAGAAAAGTACTCAAATCGGATGTTATGTTTAGCTAATGTCTTGCTGCCTCCCTGCTATTTAATGTTAGTAGGGAGCACCTATTTTGCTGTAGGTATTTCAGTGATTTTAGGTTTGATTGCATGGCTTGCACAAGTGACACTCCAAGGAGAAAAAGCGCTTTTGGTGGAGTTTTTTGTTGCTCTTATCGCTAGTTTTTTTGTTGGAATATTAGCAGCTCAATACCCTGAATTACCTACTTTAGCATTGTGTATCTCATCTATTGTGCTTTTTATCCCCGGGCTAACTGTAACCAATGCACTAGGTAGTTTAGCGCTTAACGACTTCCGGTCCGGCATTGAATTGCTCGCACAGAGCACACTTGTCGTCATCAAGATATTCATCGGTATCGTATTGGGGCTCAGTTTATCTAGCTTAATCACTCACAATACAGCAGCGGTAGAGTTTGTTAACGAAATTCCGTTGTTTTTGCATATACTGGCGCTCATTGGTATATCCGTGGCTATCGGTATTGTATTTAACGCCAGTATGAAAGATATTATTATTGGCTTACCAGCCACCGCAATTGGTATGTGGGGGCCGCACTGGTTTACCTCTGATTGGGTTGTTGGCACTTGGATTAGTACAATACTGATTACTTTATATGGTCTTGCCGCAGGAAAAATACGCCAAATCCCACCTCTAGTTTACATTATCCAAGGCATTATTATTTTAGTTCCCGGTAGTAGGATTATTGTAGGAGCCAGTGAATCATTTTTTGCCACTGCAATTTTGCCCATTCCTAATATCGCCATGTCTGCACTATTGATGTTTTGTTCCATCGTTGCAGGTCAGATTATGGTTTACTCATTTTTCTACCGAAGCTTTAGCCCTACTAAACCATAA
- a CDS encoding Hpt domain-containing protein, which yields MVKYAHKIKGSASMIGNSKMVTIASNLQDERDSDKTVLLKNVLINELHKTLDVVNGLLMEIVYEE from the coding sequence ATTGTAAAATACGCACATAAAATAAAAGGGTCAGCTAGCATGATTGGCAACAGTAAGATGGTGACTATTGCTAGTAATCTTCAAGATGAGCGAGATTCAGATAAAACGGTACTTTTAAAGAACGTTTTGATAAACGAATTGCATAAAACATTGGATGTTGTTAATGGTCTTCTAATGGAGATTGTTTATGAAGAGTAA
- a CDS encoding AraC family transcriptional regulator, producing the protein MISNIQFDNDSYLLGITADSMKDLVSRRGTSELTKPHRVEFYALILVTEGNGYHYIDNKLYHCRPGTLLVLSPLQIHYFDSLFQWEGYVISFQDSEVFSVDNLSANYAITKAIRSVDIMDDLLDLVGREFNMLYEECHARQDLVSGSLQRNLLQSILYKIFFRNSYRKQEICRSKEFSCFQVFSDEVEKNYSLRHNVSDYTDDLRVSVKRLNTVCKKVKGMSAKQVIDARLILEAKRLIGYTSTPISEIAYSLGFNEPTNLAKFFKRHTDISPTEFRNMSKFFSDKK; encoded by the coding sequence ATGATAAGTAATATTCAATTCGACAATGATAGTTATCTACTCGGTATTACAGCAGATTCGATGAAGGATCTTGTCTCTCGCAGGGGAACTTCAGAGCTTACAAAACCGCATAGGGTAGAATTTTATGCGTTAATTTTGGTTACTGAAGGTAATGGTTATCACTATATAGATAACAAGTTATACCATTGCCGACCTGGTACGCTACTCGTTTTAAGCCCACTCCAGATACATTATTTTGATTCTCTTTTTCAGTGGGAAGGCTACGTTATTTCATTCCAAGACTCTGAGGTGTTTTCAGTTGATAATCTCTCGGCTAACTATGCAATTACCAAAGCTATCCGAAGCGTCGATATCATGGATGATTTGCTAGATTTGGTTGGAAGGGAATTTAACATGCTTTATGAAGAGTGCCATGCCCGTCAGGATCTAGTGAGTGGTAGTCTACAAAGAAATTTGCTGCAAAGTATTCTATATAAGATATTTTTTAGAAACAGTTATCGCAAACAAGAAATTTGCCGTAGTAAGGAGTTTTCTTGTTTTCAAGTGTTTAGTGATGAAGTAGAGAAGAATTATAGTCTTAGACATAATGTGAGTGACTATACCGATGACTTGAGGGTTTCTGTTAAGCGACTTAATACTGTTTGCAAAAAAGTTAAAGGAATGTCGGCCAAACAAGTTATTGATGCGCGGCTAATATTGGAAGCGAAGCGACTGATTGGTTACACCTCAACCCCTATCTCTGAGATTGCTTATAGTTTAGGCTTTAATGAACCGACCAACTTGGCGAAGTTTTTTAAAAGGCATACCGATATCTCTCCAACAGAATTTAGGAACATGTCGAAATTTTTCTCAGATAAAAAATAA